One stretch of Croceibacterium atlanticum DNA includes these proteins:
- a CDS encoding heme exporter protein CcmB produces MKALWAILRRDLSLLLPGGRRGGSLLPLLFFLAVGMLYPFAVGPDPVMLARTGGGVIWVAALLASILPLDKLLAADIERGFFDQWSLRGISEEAVIAMRLLAHWLSFGPPLMLAAVPAAALLGISGETLRIVELGLLAGTPGLAAIGIIISALTVGLRGGAALSGLMVIPLAVPLLVFGAGSLSTGGEGGLALTGAISLLLVAIAPFAGGAAIRASREG; encoded by the coding sequence ATGAAGGCGCTGTGGGCCATCCTGCGGCGCGACCTGTCGCTGCTGCTGCCGGGCGGGCGGCGCGGCGGATCCTTGCTGCCCCTGCTGTTCTTCCTTGCCGTGGGGATGCTCTATCCATTCGCGGTCGGCCCCGATCCCGTCATGCTGGCCCGCACGGGTGGCGGCGTGATCTGGGTGGCCGCCCTGCTCGCTTCCATCCTCCCGCTCGACAAGCTGCTGGCCGCCGATATCGAACGGGGATTTTTCGACCAGTGGAGCCTGCGCGGCATTTCGGAAGAGGCGGTGATTGCCATGCGCCTTCTCGCCCATTGGCTGAGTTTCGGCCCGCCGCTGATGCTGGCGGCCGTGCCCGCAGCCGCCCTGCTGGGCATTTCGGGCGAAACATTGCGGATTGTCGAGCTGGGCCTGCTGGCCGGCACACCCGGCCTGGCCGCAATCGGCATCATCATATCCGCGCTGACAGTGGGCCTGCGCGGGGGCGCGGCGCTTTCCGGCCTGATGGTCATACCGCTGGCCGTGCCCCTGCTGGTTTTCGGCGCGGGCAGCCTTTCAACCGGCGGCGAAGGCGGCCTTGCCCTGACCGGCGCGATCAGCCTGCTGCTGGTCGCCATCGCGCCTTTTGCGGGGGGCGCCGCGATCAGAGCATCGCGGGAGGGTTGA
- a CDS encoding DUF2189 domain-containing protein, whose amino-acid sequence MVGQEQIAPVTVVDDLQISDLRAALAAGWRDFRTYPIFGLFFAAIYVSAGIFLYVALFNWGAAAWLIPAAAGFPLLAPFTAVGLYEVSRRREAGLPMSWRAVLGALRGHGDDQIINMGVILFVAFGFWLMVAHGIFAVFLAESGLGSESLELFQTRAGILMLLVGGAVGALMALGFYAITVVSLPMLVDREVDFLTAIIVSLGTVRSNSFVILIWAVWIAISLFIAMVPMFLGLLVVLPVLGHATWHLYRRTVL is encoded by the coding sequence ATGGTCGGACAGGAACAAATCGCGCCGGTAACGGTCGTGGACGATCTGCAGATAAGTGATTTGCGCGCGGCGCTGGCCGCCGGTTGGCGCGATTTCAGGACATATCCGATATTCGGGCTGTTCTTCGCCGCGATCTACGTATCGGCGGGGATTTTCCTTTATGTCGCATTGTTCAACTGGGGCGCGGCGGCATGGCTGATACCCGCCGCGGCGGGCTTCCCGCTGCTGGCGCCGTTCACGGCGGTGGGCCTGTATGAAGTGAGCCGCCGGCGCGAAGCGGGCCTGCCGATGAGCTGGCGGGCCGTGCTGGGTGCATTGCGCGGCCATGGGGACGATCAGATCATAAATATGGGGGTGATCCTGTTCGTCGCCTTCGGTTTCTGGCTGATGGTGGCGCACGGGATCTTCGCCGTTTTCCTGGCGGAATCGGGCCTGGGGTCGGAATCGCTGGAACTGTTCCAGACGCGTGCCGGAATCCTGATGCTACTGGTCGGCGGCGCGGTGGGTGCGCTGATGGCGCTGGGCTTCTATGCGATCACGGTGGTCAGCCTGCCCATGCTGGTCGACCGGGAAGTGGATTTCCTGACCGCCATCATCGTCAGCCTGGGCACGGTGCGGTCCAACAGCTTCGTGATCCTGATCTGGGCGGTCTGGATCGCGATTTCGCTGTTCATCGCCATGGTGCCGATGTTCCTCGGCCTGCTGGTCGTGCTGCCCGTTCTGGGCCATGCAACCTGGCACCTCTATCGCCGCACCGTTCTGTAA
- a CDS encoding GIY-YIG nuclease family protein — MISPARFAHLLQRQFPAAITTGPDGLDALQSAKGAYLLAIRLARPVIAFPGGADCMLAPGWYAYAGSANGPGGIKARLARHFRAEKKPHWHVDRLTLAAERMFALAFPGGKECAIIVALLGDTHFAVIAPGFGSSDCRQCPAHLLRFDAHPPRG; from the coding sequence ATGATCTCCCCAGCCCGGTTCGCGCATTTGCTGCAACGGCAATTCCCGGCTGCAATCACCACCGGGCCGGACGGGCTGGACGCACTACAATCAGCGAAAGGCGCCTATTTGCTGGCAATCCGGCTGGCGCGTCCGGTCATCGCATTTCCGGGCGGGGCGGACTGCATGCTTGCGCCCGGCTGGTATGCCTATGCCGGGAGTGCAAATGGCCCCGGTGGCATCAAGGCACGATTGGCGCGGCATTTCCGGGCAGAAAAGAAACCGCATTGGCACGTGGACAGGCTGACGCTCGCTGCCGAGCGGATGTTCGCGCTGGCCTTTCCCGGCGGCAAGGAATGCGCGATCATTGTCGCGCTTCTGGGCGACACGCATTTCGCCGTCATCGCACCGGGCTTCGGCAGCAGCGATTGCCGCCAATGTCCGGCGCACCTGCTCCGCTTCGATGCGCATCCGCCGCGCGGGTAA
- a CDS encoding leucyl aminopeptidase family protein — protein MGMKNDLIQPDRGQDAIAIHLVNKENFTEFSKRLSGPQRAALAAQKFTGAGYQVGIVPDGDSWFAVGGVANPEYLSSWCMAKLAEQLPAGTYRRADGEPGPALHGWQTAQYRFTRYVDDKDAEGPRILLTTDAGKIGPAVAEAQAVALVRDLVNTPAEDMGPAALEEQAEKLAKEHGAKLSVTRGDALEQEYPMVHAVGRAAARSHAPRMLHLTWGAEDAPVLAIIGKGVCFDSGGLDVKPASGMLLMKKDMGGGAHALALASLVMGAGLKVRLHCLVPAVENAISGNAFRPGDVLKSRKGLSVEIGNTDAEGRLVLADALTRASEEKPEIMIDFATLTGAARVALGPDLPALFTRRDETAEELLQAGKEHDDACWRLPLHSAYDEWLKSDIADTGNAHNNAFAGASVAGLFLDKFVGENAAGEPIDWAHFDTFAWRPVAKPGRPKGGEALGLRAAWHMLRARFG, from the coding sequence ATGGGCATGAAAAACGATTTGATCCAGCCGGATCGTGGGCAGGATGCCATCGCGATCCACCTTGTTAACAAGGAAAATTTCACCGAGTTTTCCAAGCGCCTAAGCGGGCCGCAGCGCGCCGCGCTGGCCGCGCAGAAATTCACCGGCGCCGGATATCAGGTGGGCATCGTGCCCGATGGCGACAGCTGGTTCGCGGTGGGCGGCGTGGCCAATCCGGAATATCTTTCCAGCTGGTGCATGGCCAAACTGGCGGAACAATTGCCGGCCGGCACCTATCGCCGTGCCGATGGTGAACCGGGGCCCGCCCTGCATGGCTGGCAGACGGCGCAATACCGCTTCACCCGCTATGTTGATGACAAGGATGCCGAAGGGCCGCGCATCCTGCTGACCACGGATGCCGGCAAGATCGGCCCTGCCGTGGCGGAAGCGCAGGCCGTGGCGCTGGTGCGCGACCTGGTGAACACGCCGGCGGAAGACATGGGCCCCGCTGCGCTGGAAGAACAGGCGGAGAAGCTGGCGAAGGAACATGGCGCGAAGCTGAGCGTGACGCGGGGTGACGCGCTGGAACAGGAATATCCGATGGTCCATGCGGTGGGCCGCGCCGCCGCGCGCAGCCATGCACCGCGTATGCTGCACCTGACCTGGGGCGCCGAAGATGCGCCGGTCCTGGCCATTATCGGCAAGGGCGTGTGTTTCGATTCCGGCGGGCTGGACGTGAAACCGGCCAGCGGCATGTTGCTGATGAAGAAGGACATGGGCGGCGGTGCCCATGCGCTGGCGCTGGCATCGCTGGTCATGGGCGCAGGGCTGAAAGTGCGCCTGCACTGCCTGGTTCCGGCGGTGGAAAACGCCATTTCCGGCAACGCCTTCCGCCCGGGCGACGTGCTGAAATCGCGCAAGGGTTTGAGCGTGGAGATCGGCAATACCGATGCCGAAGGGCGCCTGGTCCTGGCCGATGCGCTGACCCGCGCGAGCGAGGAGAAGCCCGAAATCATGATCGATTTCGCCACGCTGACAGGGGCGGCCCGCGTCGCCCTTGGCCCCGACCTGCCGGCCCTGTTCACCCGGCGCGATGAAACTGCCGAAGAATTGCTGCAGGCAGGCAAGGAACATGACGATGCCTGCTGGCGGCTGCCGCTGCATTCCGCCTATGATGAATGGCTGAAATCCGACATCGCGGATACCGGCAATGCGCATAACAATGCCTTTGCCGGGGCCAGCGTGGCCGGACTGTTTCTCGACAAGTTCGTGGGCGAGAATGCCGCTGGCGAACCGATAGACTGGGCGCATTTCGATACTTTTGCCTGGCGCCCCGTGGCCAAGCCCGGCCGTCCCAAGGGCGGTGAAGCATTGGGGCTGCGGGCCGCCTGGCACATGCTGCGCGCCCGCTTCGGCTGA
- a CDS encoding DUF4163 domain-containing protein, translating into MRYLVSVLVAAGMVTACTDGEDATTPTPGTSQSPVSDSTPGTPSDTVSEADDDPTDDTETSVIRSNGALTISEETDDYLFEYSYPSAAGNIPELAKLLDKRLERHKARLARDSAEARQEARSDGFPYNKHSYSAEWKVVADLARWLSLSSQVSTYSGGAHGNYGFDSLVWDKQEKRAFDAAEMFESAAALDAALKETLCDALNREREKRRGEPVPENGDGLFDQCISLEETTILVGSRGGRKFDRVGVLIGPYVAGPYAEGSFEFTFPVDADLLKAVKPEYRDAFASRN; encoded by the coding sequence ATGCGTTATCTGGTTTCGGTTTTGGTGGCGGCAGGGATGGTGACGGCCTGCACGGATGGTGAGGATGCCACCACGCCCACGCCCGGAACATCGCAATCGCCCGTATCGGACAGCACGCCCGGCACCCCGTCGGATACCGTTTCCGAAGCTGATGACGATCCGACTGACGATACGGAAACCAGCGTCATCCGCAGCAATGGCGCCCTGACGATTTCCGAAGAGACGGATGATTATCTCTTCGAATATTCCTATCCTTCCGCAGCAGGCAATATTCCCGAACTGGCGAAGCTGCTGGACAAGCGGCTGGAACGCCACAAGGCCAGGCTGGCGCGGGATTCTGCCGAAGCCCGGCAGGAAGCGCGATCGGACGGTTTCCCCTATAACAAGCATAGTTACAGCGCGGAATGGAAGGTCGTGGCGGATCTTGCGCGCTGGTTGAGCCTGTCGTCACAGGTCAGCACCTATTCCGGCGGTGCGCATGGCAATTACGGCTTCGATTCGCTCGTCTGGGACAAGCAGGAAAAGCGGGCCTTCGATGCGGCGGAGATGTTCGAATCGGCGGCGGCGCTGGACGCGGCGCTGAAGGAAACCCTGTGCGACGCGCTGAACCGGGAACGGGAAAAGCGGCGTGGGGAGCCGGTGCCCGAAAATGGCGATGGCCTGTTCGATCAATGCATATCGCTGGAAGAAACCACCATTCTGGTCGGGTCGCGCGGGGGCCGGAAGTTCGACCGGGTCGGCGTCCTGATCGGCCCCTATGTCGCCGGGCCTTATGCGGAAGGCAGCTTTGAATTTACCTTCCCGGTCGATGCGGATTTGCTGAAGGCGGTGAAGCCGGAATATCGGGATGCCTTCGCATCTCGCAATTGA
- the ccmA gene encoding heme ABC exporter ATP-binding protein CcmA encodes METCRLTASELACRRGERLLFRGLSLDLAPGAALQVAGPNGTGKSSLIRILAGLLRPFAGTVERQGAIGLLDEKPALDEDQPLERALAFWNAIDGDGDGGASAAPRKLGLDSLLDVPVRYLSTGQRKRAALARLIGQRAPIWLLDEPLNGLDREATGACVELVADHCAAGGIALIASHQHFDLPGLTEFVLEDYAA; translated from the coding sequence ATGGAAACGTGCCGTCTCACTGCGTCGGAACTGGCATGCCGCCGCGGCGAGCGGTTGCTGTTTCGCGGGCTGTCGCTGGATCTGGCGCCAGGCGCCGCCCTGCAGGTGGCCGGGCCGAACGGGACCGGCAAGTCCAGCCTGATCCGCATCCTGGCAGGATTGCTGCGTCCCTTTGCCGGCACGGTCGAACGGCAGGGCGCAATCGGATTGCTGGACGAAAAACCCGCGCTTGACGAAGACCAGCCGCTGGAACGCGCGCTGGCATTCTGGAACGCGATCGACGGCGACGGCGACGGCGGCGCCTCCGCGGCGCCCCGCAAGCTGGGGCTGGACAGCCTGCTGGATGTCCCCGTCCGCTATCTCTCCACCGGCCAGCGCAAAAGGGCTGCCCTCGCCCGGCTGATCGGCCAGCGCGCGCCGATCTGGCTGCTGGACGAACCGCTGAACGGGCTGGACCGTGAAGCGACGGGCGCCTGCGTGGAACTGGTGGCGGATCATTGTGCTGCGGGGGGAATCGCCCTGATCGCATCGCACCAGCATTTCGATCTGCCCGGCCTGACTGAATTCGTGCTGGAGGATTATGCGGCATGA
- a CDS encoding 4a-hydroxytetrahydrobiopterin dehydratase, with product MAVPQLTETERDEALADLSGWSLREDGLAIERRFKFRDFSEAFGFMTRVALIAESQNHHPEWSNVYNRVEITLTTHDAGGLSQRDVKAAQAIDALLG from the coding sequence ATGGCCGTGCCGCAATTGACCGAAACCGAACGCGATGAAGCCCTGGCCGATCTTTCCGGATGGAGCCTGCGCGAAGACGGGTTGGCGATAGAACGCCGGTTCAAGTTTCGCGATTTTTCGGAAGCCTTTGGATTCATGACCCGCGTGGCGCTGATCGCCGAAAGCCAGAACCACCATCCCGAATGGTCGAATGTCTATAATCGGGTGGAGATAACGCTCACCACGCATGATGCGGGCGGATTGTCACAGCGCGACGTGAAGGCCGCGCAGGCGATTGACGCGCTGCTGGGATAG
- the map gene encoding type I methionyl aminopeptidase produces the protein MTEYQTVNGDETVYRDGTIKLHGPEGFEGMRKAGRLAAEILDALVPMVQPGVSTEELDRVVREMTLDGGAVPATLGYRGYTHSCCISINHVVCHGIPSAKTLKDGDIVNIDVTPLLDGWHGDTSRMYIAGEASLKAKRLIDVTYECLMIGIDQVKPGARLGDIGAAIQKHAEGHRYGVVRDFCGHGLGRLFHDAPEVIHAARAGTGPELKPGMFMTIEPMINLGKPGVKLLNDGWTAVTRDKSLSAQFEHSIGITEDGCEIFTTSPKGLHKPPYE, from the coding sequence ATGACCGAATATCAGACTGTTAACGGGGACGAGACCGTCTATCGCGACGGCACGATCAAACTGCACGGGCCCGAAGGGTTCGAAGGTATGCGCAAGGCAGGCCGGCTGGCCGCCGAAATCCTCGATGCGCTGGTGCCGATGGTGCAGCCCGGTGTCTCGACAGAAGAACTCGATCGCGTCGTCCGCGAAATGACGCTGGATGGCGGCGCCGTGCCCGCAACGCTGGGCTATCGCGGCTATACGCATAGCTGCTGCATCTCGATCAATCACGTCGTGTGCCACGGGATCCCTTCGGCCAAGACGCTGAAGGATGGCGATATCGTCAATATCGACGTCACGCCCCTGCTGGATGGCTGGCATGGCGATACCAGCCGCATGTATATTGCCGGCGAAGCGTCGCTGAAGGCGAAGCGCCTGATCGATGTCACCTATGAATGCCTGATGATCGGGATAGACCAGGTGAAGCCCGGCGCACGGCTGGGCGATATCGGCGCGGCGATCCAGAAACATGCCGAAGGCCACCGTTACGGGGTGGTGCGCGATTTCTGCGGCCATGGCCTCGGCCGGTTGTTCCACGATGCGCCGGAAGTGATCCACGCCGCGCGCGCGGGCACCGGGCCTGAACTGAAGCCTGGCATGTTCATGACCATCGAACCGATGATCAATCTGGGCAAGCCCGGGGTCAAGCTGTTGAATGACGGCTGGACGGCAGTGACGCGCGACAAGAGCCTTTCGGCCCAGTTCGAACATTCGATCGGCATCACCGAAGATGGCTGCGAAATCTTCACCACCAGCCCCAAGGGCCTGCACAAGCCGCCTTACGAATAA
- the argC gene encoding N-acetyl-gamma-glutamyl-phosphate reductase, with translation MAQTVFIDGAAGTTGLEIADRLAGRPEFELVVLEGELRKDAGARRDALNSADFAILCLPDDAAREAVELLDENSTTRVIDASTAHRVASGWIYGFPEIVGRQVVAEARFVSNPGCYSTGFIGLLTPLIRAGLLPEDWPYTVHAVSGYSGGGKALIERFETDTDIAWRGYALSLGHKHVPEMQQRVGLTHPPVFCPAVIPAMRGMAVEIPLPLEAMRAASEPAAMLEELGRFYQDSPVVSVENCEEGELLLRRSRGASDRMELFLFSDSRGEQARLVAMLDNLGKGASGAAVQSLNLMAGLPETAGLRL, from the coding sequence ATGGCGCAGACGGTTTTCATCGACGGTGCAGCCGGCACTACCGGCCTCGAAATCGCGGATCGGCTGGCTGGCCGGCCGGAATTCGAGCTGGTCGTGCTGGAAGGCGAATTGCGCAAGGATGCGGGCGCGCGGCGCGATGCGCTGAACAGCGCGGATTTTGCCATTCTGTGCCTGCCCGACGATGCAGCGCGCGAAGCGGTGGAACTGCTCGATGAAAACAGCACCACCCGCGTGATCGACGCATCCACCGCGCATCGCGTGGCCAGCGGCTGGATCTATGGCTTTCCCGAAATCGTGGGCCGCCAGGTCGTGGCCGAAGCGCGCTTCGTCAGCAATCCGGGCTGTTATTCCACCGGCTTCATCGGGCTGCTGACGCCGCTGATCCGCGCCGGCCTGCTGCCGGAGGACTGGCCCTATACGGTTCACGCCGTGTCCGGCTATTCCGGCGGCGGCAAGGCGCTGATCGAACGGTTTGAAACCGATACCGACATCGCATGGCGCGGCTATGCACTGTCGCTGGGGCACAAGCATGTGCCGGAAATGCAGCAGCGGGTCGGGCTTACCCATCCGCCGGTCTTCTGCCCGGCCGTGATCCCGGCCATGCGCGGCATGGCAGTGGAAATCCCGCTTCCGCTGGAAGCCATGCGGGCAGCCTCGGAACCGGCGGCCATGCTGGAAGAGCTGGGCCGCTTCTATCAGGATAGCCCGGTCGTCTCGGTGGAAAATTGCGAAGAGGGTGAATTGCTCCTGCGCCGCTCCCGCGGGGCGTCGGACAGGATGGAACTGTTCCTCTTTTCTGATTCCAGGGGCGAACAGGCGCGGCTGGTGGCGATGCTGGACAATCTGGGCAAGGGAGCCAGCGGCGCGGCGGTTCAATCGCTGAACCTGATGGCGGGCCTGCCCGAAACGGCCGGGCTGCGACTTTAG
- a CDS encoding tetratricopeptide repeat-containing sulfotransferase family protein — protein MPDNPRKPGTAAASPRAAIALVQQLGPAIQQQDRARIVGLVRQLIELRAPMGQQWQQLAQIMAENGEVRLAKNAMALLVESAGNQPAARYAQAGFLSQMGDWAGAHSLLASLPPDEPSPLAHAYSRGTSALYLGKAEEAREQLERAASQSPETGQIWLSLATLTDFAGDADLAERIIAREKAMAAAPPAERGAYYYALGKVHADRGEYAPAGHAFMRGARDLRSGLRYDRDRDRQMAEDAVDGYDADWIADMARRQSEATDRSIFVIGLPRSGTTLVEQILTSHSAVCDGGEINRLSLLVNEAHGLRASALDSYVTRKGIDEPARLWRHWIDERFPQAGRIVDKTPHNSRLAGIAAALLPEAPLIWMTRDPLDCAWSCFRTCFMQTQSWSYDLEDIAFHFRLEEQLLAHWRGVLGDRLLVVPYEELVTEPEQWTRTILTHCGLAEEPQVFAPHESKRAVTTSSVMQVRRPINRKAIGAAEPYREFMQPFIDAYGK, from the coding sequence TTGCCTGACAATCCGAGAAAACCCGGCACGGCCGCCGCCAGCCCTCGCGCGGCGATCGCACTGGTCCAGCAATTGGGCCCTGCGATCCAGCAGCAGGATCGGGCCCGCATAGTGGGTCTGGTCCGGCAATTGATCGAACTGCGCGCACCCATGGGCCAGCAATGGCAGCAATTGGCGCAGATCATGGCGGAAAATGGCGAAGTCCGCCTGGCGAAAAATGCCATGGCCCTGTTGGTCGAAAGCGCCGGAAACCAGCCTGCGGCCCGATATGCACAGGCCGGTTTCCTGTCCCAGATGGGCGATTGGGCCGGCGCCCATTCGCTGCTGGCCAGCCTGCCACCGGACGAACCAAGCCCCCTTGCCCACGCCTATAGCCGGGGCACCTCAGCGCTGTATCTCGGCAAGGCGGAAGAAGCCCGCGAACAGCTGGAACGGGCCGCATCGCAAAGCCCGGAAACGGGCCAGATCTGGCTGTCTCTGGCCACGCTCACCGATTTTGCGGGGGATGCGGATCTGGCCGAAAGGATCATCGCACGGGAAAAGGCGATGGCGGCCGCACCGCCTGCGGAACGCGGCGCATATTATTACGCGCTGGGGAAGGTTCACGCGGACCGCGGTGAATATGCGCCTGCCGGGCACGCATTCATGCGCGGCGCGCGGGATCTGCGATCGGGGCTGCGATATGATCGTGACCGGGACCGCCAGATGGCCGAAGATGCGGTGGACGGATATGATGCGGACTGGATCGCCGACATGGCCCGCCGGCAAAGCGAAGCCACGGACCGATCCATATTCGTGATCGGCCTGCCGCGTTCGGGCACCACGCTGGTCGAACAGATCCTGACCAGCCACAGCGCGGTTTGCGACGGGGGAGAGATCAACCGGCTGAGCCTTCTGGTGAATGAAGCGCACGGCCTGCGTGCCTCCGCACTCGATAGCTATGTGACAAGGAAGGGCATCGATGAACCGGCCCGCCTCTGGCGGCACTGGATCGACGAACGGTTCCCCCAAGCAGGAAGGATCGTGGACAAGACGCCGCATAACAGCAGGCTGGCCGGGATCGCCGCCGCGCTTCTGCCGGAAGCTCCGCTGATCTGGATGACGCGCGATCCGCTGGACTGCGCCTGGTCCTGTTTCCGCACCTGTTTCATGCAGACCCAGTCGTGGAGCTATGATCTGGAGGATATCGCCTTCCATTTCAGGCTGGAGGAACAATTGCTGGCCCATTGGCGGGGCGTTCTGGGCGACAGGCTGCTGGTCGTTCCCTATGAGGAACTGGTGACGGAGCCTGAACAGTGGACCCGCACCATCCTGACCCATTGCGGGCTGGCGGAAGAACCGCAGGTCTTCGCCCCGCATGAAAGCAAAAGGGCGGTAACGACATCCAGCGTGATGCAGGTTCGCCGGCCGATCAACCGCAAGGCAATCGGCGCAGCGGAACCCTATCGCGAATTCATGCAGCCTTTCATCGACGCTTACGGGAAGTAG
- a CDS encoding S9 family peptidase, which produces MNASTTNPATAAQAVASVPLIPRDALYGNPTRQAGQVSPDGEWLSWLAPHEGVMNVWLAPASDPNSARRMTSSTSRPIPQYFWAPDSGSLLYVQDKGGDENYLLYQVDVETGEERTLTPFENTRVSIVGSSNTIKDKVLIGLNNRDPRFHDVYLLDLNSGELELVLENNAYAGFLADDTLTLRWALQQNAAGGTDMFEITDGEVAETPRESTTMEDALTTSVAGYTTDGKTLYWLDSRGRDTAALIAENTETGEKRIIAESDKADIGGTMSDTKTGEVQAYSVYYTTNEWTFLDPEIEAAYNWLDERLEGDFGVQSRTEDDTKWVVWNDPLVEPSKVYLYDRPAATLTEFYATRPELVGAPLQPMHPLEIKARDGLTLVSYLTLPPESDPDADGVPSEPVPMVLLVHGGPWARDGYGFNRAHQWLANRGYAVMSVNFRGSTGFGKNFINAGNLEWAGTMHDDLIDAVNWAVDKGVAQKDNVAIMGGSYGGYATLVGLTFTPETFACGVDIVGPSNLETLLETIPPYWEPLVKQFHERMGNPETEEGLALLKERSPLYKANEITKPLLIGQGANDPRVKQAESDQIVSAMQEAGIPVTYVLFPDEGHGFRRPENNIAFNAVAENFLATCLGGRAEPIGDTLGKSTAEIVTGAENVQGLQVPVE; this is translated from the coding sequence ATGAACGCCAGCACCACCAATCCGGCCACCGCAGCGCAAGCCGTGGCGTCCGTCCCGCTGATCCCGCGGGATGCGCTTTACGGCAATCCGACCCGGCAAGCGGGGCAGGTGAGCCCGGACGGCGAATGGCTGAGCTGGCTGGCCCCGCATGAGGGTGTGATGAATGTCTGGCTTGCCCCGGCCAGCGATCCCAATTCCGCGAGGCGGATGACCAGTTCCACCAGCCGGCCCATCCCGCAATATTTCTGGGCGCCGGATTCCGGCAGCCTGCTCTACGTCCAGGACAAGGGCGGAGACGAAAACTACCTGCTCTACCAGGTGGATGTCGAAACAGGGGAAGAACGGACGCTGACCCCTTTCGAGAATACGCGCGTTTCGATCGTCGGCTCTTCCAACACCATCAAGGACAAGGTGCTGATCGGCCTGAACAATCGCGATCCGCGCTTCCATGATGTCTATCTTCTGGACCTGAACAGCGGCGAACTGGAACTGGTGCTGGAGAACAATGCCTATGCCGGGTTCCTGGCCGACGACACGCTGACACTGCGCTGGGCGTTGCAGCAGAATGCGGCGGGCGGCACCGACATGTTTGAAATCACGGATGGCGAAGTGGCGGAAACCCCGCGCGAAAGCACCACGATGGAAGACGCGCTGACCACCAGCGTCGCCGGCTATACGACCGATGGCAAGACGCTGTACTGGCTGGATTCGCGCGGCCGCGACACGGCCGCCCTGATTGCCGAAAATACCGAAACCGGCGAAAAGCGCATTATCGCGGAAAGCGACAAGGCGGATATCGGCGGCACGATGTCGGATACGAAGACGGGAGAGGTGCAGGCCTATTCCGTCTATTACACGACCAATGAATGGACCTTCCTCGATCCGGAGATCGAGGCCGCCTATAACTGGCTGGATGAACGGCTGGAGGGCGATTTCGGCGTCCAGTCGCGGACGGAAGACGACACGAAATGGGTCGTGTGGAACGATCCGCTGGTCGAACCGAGCAAGGTCTATCTCTATGACCGTCCGGCCGCCACGCTGACCGAATTCTATGCCACCCGGCCTGAACTGGTCGGCGCGCCCTTGCAACCGATGCATCCGCTGGAAATCAAGGCGCGCGACGGGCTGACGCTGGTCAGCTACCTCACCCTCCCACCCGAAAGCGATCCGGATGCCGATGGCGTTCCGTCCGAACCCGTGCCGATGGTGTTGCTGGTTCACGGCGGCCCCTGGGCGCGTGATGGATATGGTTTCAACCGCGCGCATCAATGGCTGGCCAATCGCGGCTATGCGGTGATGAGCGTGAATTTCCGCGGCTCCACCGGCTTCGGCAAGAACTTCATCAATGCCGGCAATCTGGAATGGGCCGGCACAATGCATGACGATCTGATCGATGCCGTGAACTGGGCCGTGGACAAGGGCGTGGCGCAGAAGGACAATGTTGCCATCATGGGCGGATCCTATGGCGGCTATGCCACTCTGGTAGGCCTGACTTTCACGCCTGAAACCTTTGCCTGCGGCGTGGACATTGTCGGCCCGTCCAATCTCGAAACCCTGCTGGAAACCATCCCGCCTTACTGGGAACCGCTGGTGAAGCAGTTCCATGAACGGATGGGCAATCCGGAAACCGAAGAAGGCCTGGCCCTGCTCAAGGAACGCAGCCCGCTCTACAAGGCGAATGAAATCACCAAGCCGCTGCTGATCGGCCAGGGCGCGAACGATCCGCGCGTGAAGCAGGCTGAAAGCGATCAGATCGTGAGCGCCATGCAGGAAGCGGGCATTCCCGTCACCTATGTGCTGTTCCCCGATGAAGGCCACGGTTTCCGGCGTCCGGAAAACAACATCGCCTTCAACGCGGTGGCGGAAAATTTCCTCGCCACCTGCCTTGGCGGCCGGGCCGAACCGATCGGCGACACTCTGGGCAAATCCACGGCCGAAATCGTGACCGGCGCGGAAAATGTGCAGGGGCTGCAGGTCCCGGTGGAGTAA